One genomic region from Nymphaea colorata isolate Beijing-Zhang1983 chromosome 12, ASM883128v2, whole genome shotgun sequence encodes:
- the LOC116265423 gene encoding uncharacterized protein LOC116265423 isoform X1: MVMCVVGRQNEPRRYIGVRVDEDMEVKVQGGARPKIVIQKVLACGQQVQDQSSYMTQESVEKQSSEANGVESKPQRDLDQKDQQDIQGQVLDTNQGSTNMPSPNVHEPLDQTRSNQGEPLEKLMRRHLQMKAMIYNIIEAQTQEILSFMEKQTSTEKHEVTNEGGNGRPTFLKLDQKGKMEVLLNNLTEDWTESSGAKDD; encoded by the exons ATGGTTATGTGCGTTGTAGGTAGGCAGAATGAGCCAAGGCGCTATATTGGCGTTCGTGTCGATGAGGACATGGAAGTGAAGGTACAAGGTGGTGCAAGGCCAAAAATTGTGATTCAGAAAGTGCTAGCATGTGGTCAGCAGGTCCAAGATCAATCATCATACATGACCCAAGAAAGTGTAGAAAAGCAGAGTTCAGAGGCTAATGGGGTGGAGTCTAAGCCTCAGAGGGACCTGGATCAGAAAGATCAACAAGACATTCAGGGTCAAGTGCTAGATACCAACCAAGGAAGCACCAACATGCCAAGCCCAAATGTTCATGAACCATTGGATCAAACAAGGTCAAACCAAGGAGAACCACTAGAGAAATTAATGAGAAGGCATCTTCAG ATGAAGGCGATGATATACAACATAATTGAAGCACAAACACAAGAAATCCTCTCATTCATGGAAAAACAAACATCCACAGAGAAACACGAAGTGACCAACGAAGGTGGAAATGGAAGGCCTACATTCTTAAAGCTAGATCAAAAAGGAAAGATGGAAGTACTGCTCAACAATTTAACTGAAGACTGGACTGAATCATCTGGAGCTAAAGATGACTAG
- the LOC116265423 gene encoding uncharacterized protein LOC116265423 isoform X2: MSGEGKMVMPNNNRRQNARNFIAHPGVYLPTDQRPRFVWPSHLYRCIVNQPPGADEALRRNQQMAYNPSVVNGR, translated from the exons ATG TCTGGGGAAGGCAAGATGGTGATGCCCAACAACAACCGTAGACAGAACGCGCGGAACTTCATCGCACATCCTGGTGTTTATCTGCCGACAGATCAGAGGCCTCGCTTCGTTTGGCCATCACACCTTTACAGGTGTATTGTTAACCAACCTCCTGGTGCCGATGAAGCTTTGA GAAGAAATCAACAAATGGCATACAATCCTTCGGTGGTAAATGGCAG ATGA